The Shewanella zhangzhouensis genome has a window encoding:
- a CDS encoding 3-deoxy-D-manno-octulosonic acid kinase, with protein sequence MQQQNHPPYTLAIAQGESISLDPAHFTPEHWQALAAVTGTSKGRYTTWFVRHPEANQDWVLRHYWRGGLMEKFSKDSYLYTGMANTRAIAELALLEKLHAEGFPVPRPVGARVHRYGLWYSADILIERMPGCRDLLAWLEQGPLDETEWKALGACIAQFHRRGVYHADLNAKNILKGPQGFALIDFDRGEIRRPSNSWQQANLSRLRRSFDKEKGKLPSLAFDEFCWQWLLEGYAAA encoded by the coding sequence ATGCAGCAACAAAACCATCCGCCCTATACCCTGGCCATTGCCCAGGGCGAGTCCATCTCTCTGGACCCGGCCCATTTCACCCCTGAACATTGGCAGGCGCTCGCTGCCGTAACAGGTACCTCAAAAGGGCGTTATACCACCTGGTTTGTGCGCCACCCCGAGGCCAATCAGGACTGGGTGCTGCGGCATTACTGGCGCGGTGGGCTGATGGAAAAGTTCAGTAAAGATAGCTACCTGTACACGGGTATGGCGAATACCCGCGCCATCGCCGAGTTGGCTTTGCTTGAAAAGCTCCATGCGGAGGGCTTTCCCGTGCCCCGCCCAGTGGGTGCCAGGGTACATCGATATGGTCTCTGGTACAGCGCCGATATCCTGATTGAGCGGATGCCTGGCTGTCGCGACCTGCTGGCCTGGCTGGAACAAGGTCCATTGGATGAGACTGAATGGAAAGCACTGGGGGCTTGCATCGCCCAATTCCATCGCCGCGGCGTCTACCATGCCGATCTCAACGCCAAAAATATCCTCAAGGGGCCGCAGGGCTTTGCGCTGATTGATTTTGACCGGGGTGAAATCCGCAGACCATCAAATAGCTGGCAGCAGGCCAACCTGTCCAGATTGAGACGTTCTTTTGATAAAGAAAAAGGCAAGCTTCCCTCGCTTGCCTTCGATGAATTCTGCTGGCAATGGC